In Streptomyces sp. NBC_00341, the DNA window CACCGGCCCCCATCGGGTACATACGGACGAGTAGAGCCAGTAGACGAGCAGAAGACCCCCGACGAAGCGGCGAGGTGAGCTCCTCATGTCCGCACCATCCGCACAACGGCCCTCCGCGCAACCGCACACCCCCAAGGTCTCCGAGCGCGAGGCGCGCCAGGTGGCCGAGGACGCGCGTGAACGGGACTGGCAAAAGCCCAGTTTCGCCAAGGAACTCTTCCTGGGCCGCTTCCGCCTGGACCTGATCCATCCGCATCCGCTGCCGGCCGGCGAGGACGTCCGGCGCGGCGAGGAGTTCCTCGCCCGGCTGCGCGAGTTCTGCGACAGCAGGGTCGACGGCGCCCTGATCGAGCGCGAGGCCAAGATCCCCGACGAGGTGGTCAACGGCCTCAAGGAACTCGGCGCGCTGGGCATGAAGATCGACGTGAAGTACGGCGGCCTGGGCCTGACCCAGGTGTATTACAACAAGGCCCTCGCCCTGGTCGGCTCCGCCAGCCCGGCGATCGGCGCCCTGCTCTCCGCCCACCAGTCCATCGGCGTGCCCCAGCCGCTGAAGACCTTCGGCAGCCAGGAGCAGAAGGACACCTTCCTGCCCCGGCTGGCCCGTACCGACATCTCGGCGTTCCTGCTGACCGAACCGGACGTCGGCTCCGACCCGGCCCGGCTCGCCACCTCCGCCGTACCGGACGGCTCCGACTACGTGCTCGACGGGGTGAAGCTGTGGACGACCAACGGGGTCGTCGCGGACCTCCTCGTCGTCATGGCCCGGGTACCGAAGTCCGAGGGCCACAAGGGCGGCATCACCGCCTTCGTGGTCGAGGCGGACTCCCCGGGCATCACCGTGGAGAACCGCAACGCCTTCATGGGCCTGCGCGGCCTGGAGAACGGCGTCACCCGCTTCCACCAAGTGCGCGTCCCCGCCGCGAACCGCATCGGGCCGGAGGGCGCCGGGCTCAAGATCGCGCTCACCACGCTGAACACCGGACGCCTCTCGCTGCCCGCGATGTGCGTCGGCTCCGGGAAGTGGTGCCTGAAGATCGCCCGCGAGTGGTCGGCGGTCCGCGAGCAGTGGGGCAGGCCGGTCGCCCGGCACGAGGCGGTCGGCTCGAAGATCTCCTTCATCGCCGCGACCACCTTCGCCCTCGAAGCGGTCGTCGACCTCGCTTCCCAGATGGCCGACGAGAACCGCAACGACATCCGGATCGAAGCCGCGCTCGCCAAGCTGCTGGGCTCCGAGATGGGCTGCCTGATGGCCGACGAGCTCGTCCAGATCCGCGGCGGCCGCGGCTTCGAGACGGCGGATTCCCTCGCCGCCCGCGGCGAACGGGCCGTCCCCGCCGAGCAGATGCTCCGGGACATGCGCATCAACCGGATCTTCGAGGGCTCGACGGAGATCATGCATCTGCTGATCGCCCGCGAGGCGGTCGACGCCCACCTGAAGGTCGCCGGGGACATCATCGACCCCGACAAGCCGCTCTCCGCCAAGGCGAAGGCGGGCGCCAACGCCGCCGGCTTCTACGCCCGCTGGCTGCCCAAGCTCGTCGCCGGACCCGGCCAGCTCCCCGGCACCTACGCCGAGTTCAACCCGGCCGGCCACGCCGACCTGTCCGGCCACCTGCGCTACGTCGAACGCTCCTCGCGCAAGCTGGCCCGCTCCACCTTCTACGCCATGTCGCGCTGGCAGGGCCGGATGGAGACCAAACAGGGCTTCCTCGGCCGGATCGTCGACATCGGCGCGGAACTCTTCGCGATGAGCGCCGCCTGCGTCCGGGCCGAACTCCTGCGCACCGGCGACGAGCACGGCCGCGAGGCCTACCAGCTCGCCGACGCCTTCTGCCACCAGTCCCGCGTCCGGGTCGAGGAACTCTTCACCCGGCTCTGGTCCAACACCGACGACCTGGACCGGCGCGTCGTCGAGGGCGTCCTGTCGGGCACGTACACCTGGCTGGAGGAGGGCATCATCGACCCGAGCGGCGAAGGCCCGTGGATCGCCGACGCCACCCCCGGCCCCTCCACCCGGGACAACGTGCACCGGCCCATCCGCTGAGCCGCTGACACCCGGTGCGGCCGGGCGCGTCCACCCACTGGACGCGCCCGGCCGCCGCCGCGAACGGCACCAGCACCCTCGTACGTCCGCGCCGCCCGGACGACACCGAAGGCTTCGCGCAGGGGCTCACCGGCCTCGGCCACCGGCATCGAAAATAGGGCGTGAACCGACGGGCGGACGCGGATAGGCTCCCGGCCATGATGACCGCCGCCGACGTGCTGTCCGTCCTGTCGGTGCTGCGTGAGGCCGGTGCTGATGTGGTGATCGCCGGCGGCTGGGGGATCGACGCCCTGATCGGCGCCGAGACCCGCGGCCACCGGGACCTCGACCTGCTGCACCGCGAGGAACAGGAACCCGCCCTCCTCGCCGCCCTGACGGCCGTCGGCTACGCGCAGACGCTCGACTGGCGCCCGGCCCGGTTCGTCCTCAGCCACCCCTCCGGGCCCGAGATCGACCTGCACCCGCTGCGGTTCGCCCCCGACGGCTCGGCGCTCCAGTCGTCGCTCGACCCGCAGGAGCCCTTCCGCTACCCGGCTGAGTGCTTCGTCACCGGCACCATCGGCGGGACGCGGGTGCGCTGCATTTCTGTCCAGCAGCAGATCGAGTTCCACCAGGGGTACGAACCCGGCCCGGCCGACCTCCACGACATGGCCCGGCTGCGCGCCGAGTTCGGCGTGACCACGCATTTCTGAGAGCCGCCGGCACCCGGCACGACCGGAGCGCGACGGACGACGGGAGCCGGTGGATGGAGAGAGTCGGCCACGGCGTGAGGGAAGCCGTGTCCACGCACCCGGCGGATGCGGCAACAATGGGGGGCATGAGCGACAGCCCTGCCCCCCTAGCAGACCCGCACCTCGTCTTCGACGCCGTGGAAGGCCGCCGGGATCTCGTCATCCTCGGCTCCACCGGGTCCATCGGCACCCAGGCCATCGACCTGGTGCTGCGCAATCCCGACCGCTTCCGTGTCACCGCGCTGTCAGCGGCGGGCGGCC includes these proteins:
- a CDS encoding nucleotidyltransferase domain-containing protein; its protein translation is MMTAADVLSVLSVLREAGADVVIAGGWGIDALIGAETRGHRDLDLLHREEQEPALLAALTAVGYAQTLDWRPARFVLSHPSGPEIDLHPLRFAPDGSALQSSLDPQEPFRYPAECFVTGTIGGTRVRCISVQQQIEFHQGYEPGPADLHDMARLRAEFGVTTHF
- a CDS encoding acyl-CoA dehydrogenase family protein, which produces MSAPSAQRPSAQPHTPKVSEREARQVAEDARERDWQKPSFAKELFLGRFRLDLIHPHPLPAGEDVRRGEEFLARLREFCDSRVDGALIEREAKIPDEVVNGLKELGALGMKIDVKYGGLGLTQVYYNKALALVGSASPAIGALLSAHQSIGVPQPLKTFGSQEQKDTFLPRLARTDISAFLLTEPDVGSDPARLATSAVPDGSDYVLDGVKLWTTNGVVADLLVVMARVPKSEGHKGGITAFVVEADSPGITVENRNAFMGLRGLENGVTRFHQVRVPAANRIGPEGAGLKIALTTLNTGRLSLPAMCVGSGKWCLKIAREWSAVREQWGRPVARHEAVGSKISFIAATTFALEAVVDLASQMADENRNDIRIEAALAKLLGSEMGCLMADELVQIRGGRGFETADSLAARGERAVPAEQMLRDMRINRIFEGSTEIMHLLIAREAVDAHLKVAGDIIDPDKPLSAKAKAGANAAGFYARWLPKLVAGPGQLPGTYAEFNPAGHADLSGHLRYVERSSRKLARSTFYAMSRWQGRMETKQGFLGRIVDIGAELFAMSAACVRAELLRTGDEHGREAYQLADAFCHQSRVRVEELFTRLWSNTDDLDRRVVEGVLSGTYTWLEEGIIDPSGEGPWIADATPGPSTRDNVHRPIR